Proteins from one Dysgonomonas sp. HDW5A genomic window:
- a CDS encoding ABC transporter ATP-binding protein, producing the protein MLQIKDLKKVFRTEEVETVALNGISMHVTQGEFIAIMGPSGCGKSTLLNILGLLDNPTSGQYLLDGKEVGNLKEKERTQSRKGNIGFVFQSFNLIEEMTVFENVELPLTYLKVKASDRKKRVEETLRKMSISHRANHFPNQLSGGQQQRVAIARAVIANPKLILADEPTGNLDSKNGKDVMDLLTELNQEGATIVMVTHSQHDASFAHRTINLFDGQIITEVESKM; encoded by the coding sequence ATGTTACAAATTAAAGATCTAAAAAAAGTATTCCGTACCGAAGAAGTCGAAACGGTTGCATTAAATGGAATTTCGATGCATGTTACCCAAGGTGAATTTATTGCTATTATGGGGCCATCGGGATGTGGAAAATCGACATTGCTCAATATCCTCGGATTGCTAGATAACCCTACTTCCGGGCAATACCTTCTTGATGGAAAAGAAGTAGGTAACCTGAAAGAAAAAGAACGTACACAATCTCGAAAAGGAAATATTGGATTTGTATTTCAGAGCTTCAATCTGATAGAAGAGATGACTGTTTTTGAAAATGTAGAGTTACCCTTAACTTATTTAAAAGTGAAAGCATCGGATCGTAAAAAACGTGTTGAGGAAACGCTTCGGAAGATGAGTATCAGTCATAGAGCCAATCATTTTCCCAACCAGCTATCGGGAGGTCAACAACAACGTGTGGCAATTGCCCGTGCGGTAATTGCAAATCCGAAGTTGATTCTAGCCGATGAGCCTACAGGTAATCTGGATTCTAAGAACGGAAAAGATGTGATGGATTTGCTTACCGAGCTTAATCAGGAAGGTGCTACAATCGTTATGGTAACACACTCTCAGCATGATGCTTCATTTGCTCACCGTACAATAAACTTGTTTGACGGGCAGATTATTACAGAAGTAGAAAGCAAAATGTAA
- a CDS encoding ABC transporter permease, whose amino-acid sequence MNNFKLIFRSLLKKKENNFIKILSLGTGLAVGLIIISKVFFELSYDDFYPDADRIYQIQSHAIVGNEEPNEFGQVSGAIAPGMKAEVPGVEVATRLTYMGWDASFFTPDKKRYTGTFIMADSCLFDVLPRPMVSGDAKEILSRPLYGLVSESIAEKMGNNVIGQSIQLDNYPGRIITIGGVFKDVPENAHLRYDLVISLASITNFMWDGTQNWVGNDRYLGYVKLIPGTDPASLTPAMRKMQERNQPMEDLKKAGVELSYTLSPLTQLHSDTPETKRMTLLLSAIAFALIFTSIMNYILILISTLVNRGKVIAVYKCYGAEQKDISKLIFGETSLHLAISLIISLFLIFCFRSTAEDILSASVYSLFSLQTCLILLVVCIIISLIIGIIPAYLFSRIPVSSVFRSLTMTKRGWKMALLFFQLVTTTFLVTLLIIVARQYDVMVNDNPGYNYESLLYYNTKGVNNNERQKIIDELRTIPQVEIVATADNLPFNFASGNNVYIPNNDQELFNVADMYGADENYLTLMGIPVIEGKDFDEESVSGNDILISKKFADKISALANWQDGVIGKEILISEHQQKNGASRIIGVYPDIRLGSIGSEDTRPSVIFYSNEPASTIIVKLKDLNSDNIQSVYDVFKRSFPDKDITLSLYRDSMIKLYSNSRRFMNAITIGGIVTLVITLIGLIGYTNNEVNRRKSEIAIRKVNGATLADILRLFLKDNLWITIPALICGALAASIAAAKWMEDFSEKAPLSPLLFISCGVGVLIIVLSVVCLNCLQTANRNPVETLKRD is encoded by the coding sequence ATGAATAACTTTAAATTAATATTTCGCTCTTTATTGAAGAAGAAAGAAAATAACTTCATCAAAATCTTGTCTTTGGGGACAGGCTTGGCTGTGGGGTTAATCATCATATCCAAAGTATTCTTTGAGCTTAGCTACGACGATTTCTATCCGGATGCCGATCGTATCTATCAGATACAATCGCATGCGATAGTCGGGAACGAAGAACCAAACGAATTTGGGCAGGTAAGTGGTGCTATAGCTCCCGGAATGAAAGCTGAAGTGCCCGGGGTAGAAGTTGCCACACGACTGACATACATGGGATGGGATGCATCATTCTTTACCCCCGACAAAAAACGTTACACGGGTACATTTATTATGGCAGACAGCTGTCTCTTTGATGTATTACCTCGTCCGATGGTTAGTGGAGATGCAAAAGAAATACTATCGAGACCCTTATATGGATTGGTATCCGAATCTATCGCCGAAAAAATGGGCAATAATGTTATAGGACAATCTATTCAGCTCGATAATTATCCCGGACGTATAATTACTATTGGAGGTGTTTTTAAAGATGTACCCGAAAATGCACATTTAAGATATGATCTTGTAATATCACTGGCATCTATAACAAATTTCATGTGGGATGGTACTCAAAACTGGGTAGGCAACGACCGTTATTTGGGATATGTGAAACTAATACCCGGTACCGATCCGGCGAGTCTTACTCCTGCTATGCGTAAGATGCAGGAACGCAACCAACCGATGGAAGATTTAAAGAAAGCAGGTGTTGAACTTTCATATACTTTATCGCCACTCACACAATTACATAGCGATACGCCTGAGACGAAGCGTATGACCCTTTTATTGTCGGCGATAGCCTTTGCCCTGATATTTACGTCTATTATGAATTATATTCTGATTCTGATATCAACACTGGTAAATCGAGGAAAAGTAATTGCAGTATATAAATGTTACGGAGCTGAGCAGAAAGACATCTCGAAGCTAATATTTGGAGAAACATCGCTGCATCTGGCTATTTCTTTGATAATTTCCCTATTTCTAATTTTCTGTTTTAGAAGTACGGCGGAAGATATTTTATCGGCTTCTGTTTATTCCTTGTTTTCTCTTCAAACTTGTTTGATCCTGCTGGTTGTCTGCATAATTATTTCATTGATTATAGGAATTATACCTGCTTATTTATTTTCACGCATTCCTGTATCTTCTGTCTTCCGTAGTCTGACTATGACCAAGCGTGGCTGGAAAATGGCACTTTTGTTTTTTCAACTGGTGACTACTACTTTCCTTGTTACACTGCTTATTATAGTAGCACGACAATATGATGTTATGGTTAATGACAATCCGGGCTACAATTACGAGAGTCTGCTTTACTACAACACCAAAGGAGTGAATAATAACGAAAGGCAAAAAATAATAGATGAGCTTCGTACTATCCCTCAAGTCGAGATAGTTGCTACTGCCGATAATCTACCATTCAATTTTGCCTCGGGCAATAATGTATATATTCCGAATAATGACCAAGAGCTTTTTAATGTTGCAGATATGTATGGCGCAGACGAGAATTATCTGACACTAATGGGAATACCGGTAATTGAAGGTAAGGATTTTGATGAAGAATCGGTATCAGGTAATGACATCCTGATCAGTAAGAAGTTTGCAGATAAAATATCTGCATTGGCAAACTGGCAGGATGGTGTGATTGGTAAAGAAATCCTCATCTCGGAGCATCAACAGAAGAATGGAGCATCACGTATAATAGGAGTTTATCCAGACATCCGATTAGGCTCTATAGGAAGTGAAGACACTCGACCCTCTGTTATCTTCTACTCAAATGAACCGGCCTCAACTATTATAGTAAAGCTTAAGGATTTGAACTCAGATAATATTCAGAGTGTGTATGATGTATTCAAAAGATCGTTTCCGGATAAAGATATTACGCTTTCTCTGTATAGAGACAGTATGATAAAATTATACAGTAATTCGCGACGTTTTATGAATGCAATAACCATAGGAGGCATCGTTACTTTGGTAATAACTCTTATCGGTTTGATTGGTTATACTAATAACGAGGTGAATCGCCGTAAGTCGGAAATCGCAATACGTAAAGTAAATGGGGCTACTCTGGCTGATATTTTAAGACTATTCCTTAAAGATAATCTGTGGATTACTATTCCTGCTCTTATTTGCGGTGCATTAGCTGCGTCTATTGCTGCTGCAAAATGGATGGAAGACTTTTCGGAAAAAGCACCTTTATCCCCTTTGTTATTCATTTCGTGTGGAGTTGGCGTCTTAATAATAGTATTGTCTGTAGTATGTTTAAATTGTTTGCAGACAGCAAATCGAAATCCGGTAGAGACTCTCAAAAGAGATTAA
- a CDS encoding GIN domain-containing protein gives MRNIFTLILIILSLIMTQAQSSFRQLSLSGFKVNLTPSETPSIHLDDSVGIERVVEDGILEIRVLDQTGRVPKSEITIYTDQLNYLSLHNCQLEMASPIIADSLTIVTASSFGTLKINSDYLSVNIGAGSNFKIEGETKFYDCAVGAGSTLQSKNLLAEKATVNAMGYSNLSLNAKEIIKSKVENTNVKNYYE, from the coding sequence ATGAGAAATATATTTACACTGATTCTGATTATTCTCAGTCTCATCATGACTCAAGCACAGAGTAGCTTTAGACAGCTCAGTTTATCAGGGTTTAAAGTAAACCTTACACCTTCTGAAACACCTTCTATTCACCTTGATGACTCAGTTGGAATAGAAAGAGTAGTTGAAGATGGTATTCTCGAAATTAGAGTTTTGGATCAAACGGGTAGAGTACCGAAGAGTGAGATTACAATATATACCGATCAGTTGAATTATTTGAGTTTGCACAATTGTCAATTGGAAATGGCCAGTCCAATAATAGCTGATTCTTTGACTATAGTTACAGCATCATCTTTTGGTACACTGAAAATCAATTCAGATTACCTTTCAGTCAATATAGGAGCCGGAAGTAATTTTAAAATTGAAGGAGAAACCAAATTCTACGATTGTGCTGTAGGTGCAGGCAGTACATTACAATCCAAAAACTTGCTGGCCGAAAAAGCGACTGTCAATGCCATGGGATACAGTAATCTATCTTTGAATGCAAAAGAGATAATAAAATCGAAGGTTGAAAATACTAATGTGAAAAATTATTATGAATAA